A window from Montipora capricornis isolate CH-2021 chromosome 7, ASM3666992v2, whole genome shotgun sequence encodes these proteins:
- the LOC138055736 gene encoding uncharacterized protein, with protein MDRSWYINECNRQLNNPTFYEQQGKDKTAMIQKRVAEYVKRMFNNKLIDVKTKQYLVQNDPRPGRFYILPKIHKVNNPGRPIVSSNNHPTERISQFVDYYLKPLVHTVPSYVKDTTDFLNNLANLNTINTIPDNAILVTLDVTSLYTNIPHSEGIEACRFFLRKRNDKDIPTETLCDLIQIILNMNNFTFNNNTTYKNTVLREIINLLPGATTAVTTSDCGLRKRLWSALRTVLPDVQIRGCVFYGTQAIWRKVQELGLQVAYTEDQGPYGWIRKLLRFLSCPIQK; from the exons ATGGACAGATCCTGGTACATAAACGAATGCAACCGACAATTGAATAACCCAACCTTCTACGAACAACAAGGAAAGGACAAGACTGCCATGATACAAAAAAGAGTTGCTGAATACGTTAAACGCATGTTCAACAACAAACTTAttgacgtaaaaacaaaacagtacctTGTACAAAACGACCCCAGACCTGGACGCTTTTACATACTCCCCAAAATCCACAAAGTAAACAATCCTGGACGACCCATAGTTTCTTCTAACAACCACCCCACAGAACGTATCTCTCAGTTTGTTGACTACTACCTAAAACCATTAGTTCACACTGTTCCGTCTTACGTTAAAGACACTACTGATTTCCTTAACAACCTTGCCAACTTGAACACAATCAACACAATTCCCGACAATGCCATACTTGTCACGCTTGACGTCACTTCTCTTTATACCAACATCCCTCACAGTGAAGGTATTGAGGCTTGCCGCTTTTTCCTTCGCAAACGCAACGATAAGGACATCCCCACGGAAACTCTTTGCGACCTCATACAGATCATCCTCAACATGAACAATTTCACATTTAACAACAACACTACCTACAAAAACACG gTTCTGCGAGAGATCATAAATTTGCTTCCCGGCGCGACCACTGCAGTTACAACAAGTGACTGTGGACTTCGAAAAAGGCTGTGGTCAGCCCTGAGGACTGTACTCCCAGATGTCCAGATTCGGGGCTGTGTCTTCTACGGGACACAAGCAATATGGAGAAAG gtCCAAGAGCTTGGGTTACAAGTGGCCTACACTGAAGACCAAGGACCCTATGGGTGGATAAGGAAGTTGTTGCGCTTCCTTTCTTGCCCTATACAGAAATAA
- the LOC138055733 gene encoding uncharacterized protein — MSLSGKPDTAELSSATTQRENDSGTTEVNTSTVLQGLQTTLAQLAKNSELQTEAIQNLKEDILLCSGDEDTEDTPALDDDRRDNALDIAATLAHVLDSSDNNNTASVKSPELGSQSALVESLTQAFTKSKVTSPAIEGKIAALIDNMLIGGLSAETVKERVEKHSPPENCKFLAVTMVNEEIWDLLPRKSRAVDLAFQRMQEPLLQGITNLAKDVHDCKTPKQKQSPQHFDNCDDKYRC, encoded by the coding sequence ATGTCTTTGTCAGGAAAACCCGACACGGCGGAATTATCCAGTGCAACAACCCAGCGAGAAAACGATAGCGGAACGACAGAGGTCAACACCTCGACGGTCTTGCAAGGTCTTCAGACGACGCTGGCACAACTCGCTAAGAACTCGGAGCTACAGAcagaagccattcagaatttgAAGGAGGACATTCTTCTCTGCTCTGGCGACGAAGATACTGAGGATACCCCTGCGTTGGATGACGATAGGAGAGACAATGCGCTAGATATAGCGGCCACTCTCGCCCATGTGCTCGACTCGAGCGACAACAACAACACGGCCTCTGTGAAGAGCCCTGAATTAGGGTCTCAGAGTGCATTGGTAGAAAGCCTGACCCAGGCGTTTACCAAATCTAAAGTCACTTCCCCTGCAATTGAAGGCAAGATTGCCGCATTAATTGATAATATGCTTATCGGGGGACTATCGGCCGAAACGGTCAAGGAAAGAGTGGAGAAACACTCACCACCGGAAAACTGCAAATTTTTGGCAGTGACTATGGTAAATGAAGAAATCTGGGATTTGTTGCCCAGAAAAAGCCGAGCTGTGGATCTGGCTTTCCAGCGGATGCAGGAGCCCTTGCTGCAAGGAATAACCAACTTGGCGAAAGACGTCCATGATTGCAAAACGCCAAAACAGAAGcagagtccacaacattttgacaactgtgatgacaaatatcgttgttga
- the LOC138055735 gene encoding uncharacterized protein, with amino-acid sequence MADCCFNKQELRTSQRQLQFCLKAWAEPNLSSLRKYSARARLWRPANKDSSSSTNARHSTSSQKTIENLRLQYDFGVESITEKSKQTTRRFVLNESKRALRRIIAIKLHEQRRPDERITSVFTPDVASQIRSQRYLAYNTASNLHNRKFLTLLDNLKNPSSANTSENNSPNGSSDQRNRTTNLNRTDNNNTSSSNNVTTSKPNLVTDLTSNLNAQEIILLSKGPKFRLSPGISEHTITGINIAFYRLANQIRWKHFRESRFQPSDFLTYPQSRHIYKPESEDELERKLQRIHHKLQTTLKELQPQRKWSNISHSEKKLIKELKERNYVCLPSDKGTEFCVVQQDTYTRVALAHLNDSSTYQKIPRMSAKTVQNKVNSTWKKVCLQNEIPSFVRKSFIAGNTDLPRFYHLIKTHKTGPAIKIRPIVSNTNGPTQRLSWLLANALNPLLKDVPAHLENSLELIKYIQAGDFTTNKTLLYPCSLDVVSLYTSIPIQEAITNATDRIHNPIFHLAKQDIKDLLTVTLNNMCFSFNDQVFRQKEGLPMGSNISAILAILFMDRLETIARSSHLSISPYKRYVDDIYLQTTCEDMADQFHSTMNNLHPKLKFEIEKPEITPSDHSLSLLDFKVTISKDGKSSFEFYKKTAKKPIFVHHQSAIPKKSKINFIRNERKRIEDKCSTKTIARKHQNTFDDVLRLNGYPESIIDKTKHSQNHQENPRPLNTEWSYMKIPYISERLNYRITSIFRKEDIPVRVAHKSYTLRQALSHNNKERTCTRANCPISGTKLCLLRNAVYQIKCNNCNQHYIGSTIRFIHDRVREHLNNDNSSVKKHLSQCQNKVYKGI; translated from the exons ATGGCAGATTGTTGTTTCAACAAGCAAGAACTCAGGACATCACAGCGCCAATTACAGTTTTGCTTGAAG gcttgggccgagccgaatttgtcctcgTTAAGAAAATATTCCGCAAGAGCGAGACTCTGGCGACCAGCAAACAAAGACTCTTCTTCCTCCACCAATGCTCGACACTCAACATCTTCCCAAAAGACAATCGAAAACCTCAGACTACAGTATGACTTTGGAGTCGAATCCATCACTGAGAAATCCAAACAGACAACAAGACGTTTCGTCCTAAACGAAAGCAAAAGAGCACTCCGGAGAATCATTGCCATTAAACTACACGAACAACGACGGCCCGATGAAAGGATAACATCAGTCTTCACACCTGACGTGGCATCTCAAATACGCTCCCAAAGATACCTAGCGTATAACACCGCCAGCAATCTGCACAACAGAAAATTCCTAACGCTGCTAGACAACCTCAAGAACCCGAGCAGTGCTAACACCTCGGAGAATAATAGTCCAAATGGCTCGTCCGATCAAAGAAATAGAACTACCAACTTGAACAGAACCGATAATAACAACACAAGTTCCTCAAACAACGTCACCACAAGCAAACCTAATCTGGTCACCGACCTCACCAGTAACCTCAACGCCCAGGAAATCATTCTCCTTTCTAAAGGCCCCAAGTTTAGGCTCTCCCCTGGCATAAGCGAACACACGATCACGGGCATCAATATAGCATTCTATCGGCTAGCCAATCAAATACGATGGAAACACTTTCGAGAATCAAGATTTCAGCCTTCAGACTTCCTTACCTATCCACAGTCCCGACACATCTACAAACCAGAATCTGAAGACGAACTCGAAAGAAAGCTCCAAAGGATCCACCACAAACTTCAAACCACCCTCAAAGAACTACAGCCGCAAAGGAAGTGGTCGAACATCAGCCACTCAGAGAAGAAACTAATCAAAGAACTCAAAGAGAGGAACTATGTCTGCCTCCCCAGCGATAAAGGTACGGAATTCTGCGTAGTACAGCAAGACACGTACACACGAGTTGCACTAGCTCATCTCAACGACTCCAGCACCTATCAAAAGATACCCCGCATGTCGGCCAAAACAGTCCAGAACAAGGTCAACTCAACttggaaaaaggtttgcctaCAGAACGAGATACCCTCTTTTGTCCGGAAGAGCTTCATCGCCGGAAACACCGACCTCCCCCGGTTCTACCACCTCATCAAGACACACAAAACTGGCCCAGCTATTAAAATACGACCTATTGTATCTAACACCAATGGACCAACACAGCGCCTCTCATGGCTGCTCGCCAACGCCCTCAATCCCTTACTGAAAGACGTTCCAGCACACCTCGAAAACAGCCTTGAACTTATCAAATACATCCAAGCCGGCGATTTCACCACTAACAAAACCCTACTATACCCATGCAGTCTCGATGTAGTGTCCTTGTATACGTCAATACCGATACAAGAAGCCATTACCAACGCCACCGACAGAATTCACAACCCAATATTTCACCTCGCCAAACAAGACATTAAGGACCTCCTCACAGTCACACTAAATAACATGTGCTTCTCATTTAATGATCAAGTTTTCCGCCAAAAAGAAGGCCTTCCTATGGGTTCCAATATCTCAGCTATTCTGGCCATCCTGTTCATGGACAGACTCGAAACCATTGCCCGCTCTTCACATTTATCCATTAGCCCCTACAAGAGATATGTTGATGACATTTACCTCCAGACCACCTGTGAGGATATGGCGGACCAATTCCACTCTACAATGAACAATCTGCACCccaaattgaaatttgaaatcgAGAAACCGGAAATTACACCAAGTGACCACTCACTATCACTACTTGACTTCAAAGTAACCATCTCCAAAGATGGCAAAAGCTCCTTtgaattttacaagaaaacagcaaagaaacCAATTTTCGTTCACCACCAATCAGCGATACCGAAAAAATCAAAGATAAACTTCATTCGTAATGAACGGAAACGCATCGAGGATAAATGTTCTACCAAAACGATAGCCAGGAAGCACCAAAATACTTTTGACGACGTCCTTCGTCTCAATGGGTATCCCGAAAGCATCATAGACAAAACTAAGCACTCTCAGAACCACCAGGAAAACCCCCGACCTCTCAACACCGAATGGTCGTACATGAAGATCCCATATATCTCCGAACGTCTAAACTACAGAATCACAAGCATTTTCCGAAAAGAGGACATACCAGTTCGGGTGGCGCACAAATCATATACCCTCAGACAAGCCCTCTCTCACAACAACAAAGAACGGACATGCACGAGGGCCAATTGCCCTATCTCCGGCACCAAATTGTGCTTATTACGCAATGCTGTTTACCAAATCAAATGCAACAACTGCAACCAGCATTACATCGGGAGCACTATACGCTTTATCCACGATCGTGTGAGAGAACACCTGAACAATGACAACTCCTCCGTGAAGAAACACCTCTCTCAGTGCCAAAACAAAGTCTACAAAGGCATCTAA
- the LOC138055734 gene encoding vesicle-fusing ATPase 1-like, which translates to MAAGHGRKLIVIGTTSCCDVLEIMRIVEAFNTVIHVSCLSSPDHLKSVFQGVKLFDADEVKEIERNIGQQRVFIGIKKLLMMAEMAIQSNKRDRVDKFLSLLEDEKWQELCQ; encoded by the exons atggctgctggtcac GGTCGCAAGCTAATCGTTATCGGAACAACTAGCTGTTGTGACGTATTGGAAATCATGCGAATTGTAGAAGCGTTCAACACCGTCATTCATGTTTCCTGCTTGTCTTCACCTGATCATCTCAAATCAGTGTTTCAG GGCGTTAAGTTGTTTGATGCCGACGAAGTCAAAGAAATCGAGAGAAATATTGGTCAACAAAG ggTATTTATTGGCATAAAGAAACTACTTATGATGGCAGAAATGGCTATTCAG TCCAACAAGCGGGATCGGGTGGACAAGTTCTTGAGTCTCCTAGAAGACGAGAAATGGCAAGAACTATGCCAATAA